The DNA segment CGCAGGAGGACGGCGCGGCCGCGACGACATCGCAGTACGTGCCGGCGGGCAGCGAGGTGGCGAAGGTGCGGTGCAGTGCGGCGTCGCCGTTGTTGAGGGCCACGAACCCCTTGCCGCCCCGGCCGAAGGCGAGGGCGTTGCCCCCGTCGTCCCACCAGTCCGTCAGCTCGGCCGAGCCCACCGCGTTGCGGAACCCGACCATCCCGGTGATCGCCTGCTTGGCGTGCTCGTTGGTCCAGCCGCCGCTGCCGGCGGGCGGTCCGGCGTCCTTGTCGGACCACTCGTAGCCGGAGTAGACGTTCGGCGAGCCGTAGGGCGAGGCCAGCATGAAGACGTTGGCGAGGGTGTAGGCGGCGCCGTCCTTGTAGGTCAGCGTGGAGCCGTTGCGCTCGGTGTCCCAGTTGTCGACGAAGGTGCGGGCCTTGTCACTGCCGAGCTTGCCGTCGGCGACGGACTTCAACTGGGCGAGGTTGCCGCTCTGGAAGGCGCTCTTGAGGTGGGTGCCGTAGCGGAACTCGTCGACATCGCCGATGCCGGTGTACTCCTCGGGCCGCACCGCCTCGCCCTCGCCGTGGATGACCTCCTGCACCCAGTAGCCGGGGTCGCGCATCTTGCCCTTGATGGCGGCGAGGTCGGTGGCGGAGATGTGCTTGGCGGCGTCCACCCGCAAGCCGTCCACGCCCAGCGACCGCAGGTCGTCGAGGTAGCGGGCGAT comes from the Streptomyces angustmyceticus genome and includes:
- a CDS encoding alpha-amylase, with protein sequence MQQRSRVLGGALAGVLAAAGLAAYAPWSSQAAPPGEKTVTATLFEWKYADVARACSKQLGPAGYGYVEVSPASEHIEGGQWWTSYQPVSYKIAGRLGDRNAFSSMVSACHGAGVKVIADAVINHMAAGSGTGTGGTRYSKYRYPGSYEDKDFHGCRKSISDYTNRDDVQNCELVGLADLDTGSDHVRTTIARYLDDLRSLGVDGLRVDAAKHISATDLAAIKGKMRDPGYWVQEVIHGEGEAVRPEEYTGIGDVDEFRYGTHLKSAFQSGNLAQLKSVADGKLGSDKARTFVDNWDTERNGSTLTYKDGAAYTLANVFMLASPYGSPNVYSGYEWSDKDAGPPAGSGGWTNEHAKQAITGMVGFRNAVGSAELTDWWDDGGNALAFGRGGKGFVALNNGDAALHRTFATSLPAGTYCDVVAAAPSSCDGHTVTVGNDGKAQLSVPAKGAVALHVTR